The following are encoded together in the Bradyrhizobium algeriense genome:
- the argG gene encoding argininosuccinate synthase has translation MSTILKSLPKGEKVGIAFSGGLDTSAALLWMKQKGARVFAYTANLGQPDEADYDEIPRKALEFGGEKARLVDCRTQLVHEGIAAIQSGAFHVSTGGIAYFNTTPLGRAVTGTMLVAAMKEDGVNIWGDGSTYKGNDIERFYRYGLLTNPSLRIYKPWLDQLFIDELGGRAEMSEFMTANGFAYKMSAEKAYSTDSNLLGATHEAKDLEHLDSGIKIVNPIMGVPFWRDDCAVRAEKVAVRFEEGQPVALNGQTFADPVALFLEANAIGGRHGLGMSDQIENRIIEAKSRGIYEAPGMALLHIAYERLVTGIHNEDTIEQYRISGMRLGRLLYQGRWFDSQALMLRETAQRWVARAVTGEVTLELRRGNDYSILNTESPNLTYQPERLSMEKVEDAAFTPADRIGQLTMRNLDIADTRAKLDLYGKIGLLSSPEGSDIFKLESDKGD, from the coding sequence ATGAGTACGATTCTGAAAAGCCTGCCCAAAGGGGAAAAAGTCGGCATCGCTTTCTCGGGCGGTCTCGACACCAGCGCGGCGCTGCTCTGGATGAAGCAAAAGGGCGCGCGCGTCTTTGCCTATACCGCCAATCTCGGCCAGCCCGACGAGGCCGATTACGACGAGATTCCGCGCAAGGCGCTGGAGTTCGGCGGCGAAAAAGCCCGCCTGGTGGATTGCCGCACCCAACTGGTCCACGAAGGTATCGCCGCGATCCAGTCCGGCGCCTTCCACGTCTCGACCGGCGGCATCGCCTACTTCAACACCACGCCGCTCGGCCGCGCCGTGACCGGCACGATGCTGGTTGCGGCCATGAAGGAGGACGGCGTCAACATCTGGGGCGATGGCTCCACCTACAAGGGCAACGATATCGAGCGGTTCTACCGTTACGGCCTGCTGACCAATCCGAGCTTGCGGATCTACAAGCCCTGGCTCGACCAGCTGTTTATCGACGAACTGGGCGGCCGCGCGGAAATGTCTGAATTCATGACCGCCAACGGATTCGCCTACAAGATGAGCGCCGAAAAGGCCTACTCGACCGACAGCAATCTGCTCGGCGCGACCCACGAGGCCAAGGATCTCGAGCACCTCGACAGCGGCATCAAGATCGTCAATCCGATCATGGGCGTGCCGTTCTGGCGCGACGACTGTGCCGTCCGGGCCGAAAAGGTCGCCGTGCGTTTCGAAGAGGGCCAGCCGGTCGCGCTGAACGGCCAGACCTTCGCTGATCCCGTCGCGCTGTTCCTTGAGGCCAACGCCATCGGCGGCCGGCATGGCCTTGGCATGAGCGACCAGATCGAGAACCGCATCATCGAGGCCAAGAGCCGCGGCATCTACGAAGCCCCCGGCATGGCGCTGCTTCACATCGCCTATGAACGCCTGGTCACGGGCATCCACAACGAAGACACCATCGAGCAATACCGGATCAGCGGCATGCGCCTTGGCCGGCTGCTCTATCAGGGACGGTGGTTCGATTCCCAGGCCCTGATGCTGCGCGAAACCGCCCAGCGCTGGGTGGCGCGCGCCGTCACCGGCGAGGTGACGCTCGAGCTGCGCCGTGGCAACGACTACTCGATCCTCAACACCGAGAGCCCCAACCTGACCTATCAGCCGGAGCGGCTGAGCATGGAGAAGGTGGAGGATGCCGCGTTCACGCCGGCGGACCGCATCGGCCAACTGACCATGCGCAACCTCGACATTGCCGATACCCGCGCCAAGCTGGATCTCTACGGCAAGATAGGCTTGCTATCGAGCCCGGAAGGCTCCGACATCTTCAAGCTTGAGAGCGACAAGGGCGACTAG
- a CDS encoding alkaline phosphatase, whose protein sequence is MIKPIAATAAAILLSASPTVAQTIYPIDRAEILAGAHFDFKVEFPDRVDPAKLKVTVNGAEYSAAFGQSGSFVDREDGKDQSALILRNVALPKPGSVTVEVSDGTRSRSVVWTVYDTGPRKAKNVILFIGDGLSPAHRVAARILSKGIAEGKSRGKLAIDDMPHMALVATAGSDSIITDSANAASAYATGHKTAVNAMGVYADRTASAFDDPSVETITSVAKRRLGLAIGIVTNTEVEDATPAAMVAHTRRRAAYDEIVKQYFAAKPDVLMGGGSANFMPKAAAGSKRKDDIDYIARFRDAGYQVAMTKSEMDASAAKSDTRQLLGLFATGNMDGALDRKFLKGGGVKKFPDQPDLTEQVQAALNVLSRNEAGFFLMVESGMIDKYAHLLDMERAVYDTIMLDNAVRQTRDWARGRGDDTLILVLADHNHPNSLVGTINDDMSTTPNVPLRERVGTYDKAGFPNYPAPDAEGYPSRVDVSRRLAIFSASLPDHYETFRPKLDNPNEPSVKGDAPGTFKINEKYKDVAGAVLRLGNLPAMMGASVHSGEDVILTATGPGSDRVHGSMDNTDVFRIMADALGLAAAGK, encoded by the coding sequence ATGATCAAGCCAATTGCCGCAACCGCCGCTGCCATCCTGTTGTCGGCGTCGCCGACAGTAGCTCAAACGATCTATCCGATCGACCGCGCCGAAATCCTCGCCGGTGCCCATTTCGATTTCAAGGTCGAGTTTCCCGATCGCGTCGACCCGGCAAAACTGAAAGTGACGGTCAACGGGGCGGAATATTCCGCCGCGTTCGGCCAGAGCGGAAGCTTCGTCGATCGCGAAGATGGCAAGGACCAGTCGGCGCTGATCCTGCGCAATGTCGCATTGCCGAAACCCGGCAGCGTCACGGTTGAGGTCAGCGACGGTACGCGCAGCCGCAGCGTCGTGTGGACGGTTTATGATACCGGTCCGCGCAAGGCGAAGAACGTGATCCTGTTCATCGGCGATGGATTGTCGCCCGCCCACCGTGTCGCCGCGCGCATCCTCTCCAAAGGGATTGCGGAGGGTAAGAGTCGCGGCAAGCTTGCCATCGACGACATGCCGCACATGGCGCTGGTGGCGACCGCGGGCTCGGATTCGATCATCACCGATTCAGCGAACGCCGCCAGCGCCTACGCCACCGGCCACAAGACCGCCGTCAACGCGATGGGCGTCTACGCCGATCGGACCGCAAGCGCGTTCGACGATCCCAGTGTCGAAACCATAACAAGCGTGGCGAAGCGGCGGCTTGGCCTGGCGATCGGCATCGTCACCAACACCGAAGTCGAGGACGCTACGCCAGCGGCGATGGTGGCGCATACCCGACGCCGTGCCGCTTATGACGAGATCGTCAAGCAATATTTCGCCGCCAAGCCGGATGTCCTGATGGGCGGCGGCAGCGCGAACTTCATGCCGAAGGCTGCGGCTGGTTCCAAACGCAAGGACGACATCGACTACATCGCCCGCTTTCGCGACGCCGGTTATCAGGTGGCGATGACGAAGTCCGAGATGGACGCGTCGGCGGCGAAATCGGACACGCGCCAATTGCTCGGGCTGTTTGCGACCGGCAATATGGATGGCGCACTGGACCGCAAGTTTCTCAAAGGCGGCGGGGTCAAGAAGTTTCCCGATCAGCCCGACCTGACCGAACAGGTGCAGGCGGCGCTGAACGTACTTTCAAGGAACGAGGCCGGCTTCTTCCTGATGGTGGAGTCCGGGATGATCGACAAATACGCGCATCTCCTCGACATGGAGCGCGCCGTCTACGACACGATCATGCTCGACAACGCGGTTCGCCAGACGCGCGACTGGGCGCGCGGGCGCGGCGACGACACGCTGATCCTGGTGCTGGCGGACCACAATCATCCGAACAGCCTGGTCGGAACCATCAATGACGACATGAGCACGACGCCCAACGTGCCGCTGCGCGAGCGCGTCGGCACTTACGACAAAGCCGGATTCCCCAACTATCCGGCTCCCGATGCCGAGGGCTATCCGTCACGCGTCGATGTCAGCCGGCGGCTCGCGATCTTCTCGGCGAGCCTTCCGGACCATTACGAAACCTTCCGTCCGAAGCTCGACAATCCCAACGAGCCAAGCGTCAAGGGTGATGCACCGGGTACCTTCAAGATCAACGAGAAGTACAAGGATGTCGCGGGGGCCGTGCTGCGCCTCGGCAATCTGCCGGCGATGATGGGCGCCAGCGTGCATTCGGGAGAGGACGTGATCCTGACGGCGACCGGCCCCGGCAGCGACCGGGTCCATGGCTCGATGGACAACACCGATGTATTCCGCATCATGGCGGACGCGCTCGGCCTCGCAGCCGCGGGCAAGTAG
- a CDS encoding TetR/AcrR family transcriptional regulator, with protein sequence MGKGEATRERILEIAEAAVLAKGFGATSIDEVIAEAGLTKSGFFYHFKDKNALAREMLRRYVATNDHLFDEIFARGHQLSDDPLQAFLISLKLLAETMSDLPNGHPGCLIASICYQERLFDREVRELTARSVRDWNARFRGILDGIAAVYPPREPVDLDDVADMLSCIVDGAIIMSKTLNDPSRLERQILIFRSCVKLMFAPPSLS encoded by the coding sequence ATGGGAAAGGGCGAGGCAACGCGCGAGCGAATTCTCGAGATTGCCGAGGCCGCCGTACTCGCCAAGGGATTTGGCGCGACCTCGATCGACGAAGTGATCGCCGAGGCCGGGCTTACCAAGAGCGGCTTCTTCTATCACTTCAAGGATAAGAATGCGCTCGCCCGCGAGATGCTTCGCCGCTATGTCGCGACGAATGATCATCTGTTCGACGAAATCTTCGCGCGCGGTCATCAGCTTTCGGACGACCCGCTGCAGGCCTTCCTCATCTCGCTGAAGCTGCTTGCGGAGACGATGTCCGACCTGCCGAACGGCCATCCCGGCTGCCTGATTGCCAGCATCTGCTATCAGGAACGGTTGTTCGATCGCGAAGTGCGCGAACTGACCGCGCGGTCGGTGCGGGACTGGAACGCGCGCTTCCGCGGGATTCTCGACGGAATCGCCGCGGTGTATCCGCCGAGAGAACCGGTCGATCTGGACGACGTCGCCGACATGCTGTCCTGCATCGTCGACGGCGCCATCATCATGTCGAAGACGCTGAACGATCCGAGCCGTCTAGAACGGCAGATCCTGATCTTTCGAAGCTGCGTCAAACTGATGTTTGCGCCGCCATCGCTTTCCTGA
- a CDS encoding homocysteine S-methyltransferase family protein translates to MAKYRDDLPQRRGGIFLTDGGMETTLIFHQGIELPHFAAFVLLDSAEGWQQLKQYYASYLAVAREHGTGFVLDSPTWRANPDWGVKLGYDAAALKAINVRSIALLGELRAGWERPDAPCVISGAIGPRGDGYKAGNMEAAEAEAYHGAQIAAFVEGGADMVTAYTLTSINEAIGVARAAKALAIPAAISFTVETNGRLVKGETLREAIEAVDRETDGAPEYFLINCAHPTHFEDALQMGEAWTERIHGVRANASTKSHAELDESETLDAGDPIDLGRRYVALRSAFPKMRILGGCCGTDHRHAAAICEACVTPRALSA, encoded by the coding sequence ATGGCCAAATACCGAGACGATCTTCCGCAGCGGCGCGGCGGCATTTTCCTCACCGATGGCGGCATGGAAACGACGCTGATCTTCCACCAGGGAATCGAACTGCCGCACTTCGCCGCCTTCGTGCTGCTCGACAGCGCCGAAGGCTGGCAGCAATTGAAGCAGTATTACGCGAGCTATCTCGCGGTGGCGCGCGAGCACGGCACAGGCTTCGTGCTCGACAGCCCGACGTGGCGCGCCAATCCGGATTGGGGCGTGAAGCTTGGCTACGATGCGGCAGCTCTCAAGGCGATCAATGTCCGTTCGATCGCATTGCTCGGGGAGTTGCGCGCGGGTTGGGAAAGGCCGGACGCGCCCTGTGTCATCAGCGGCGCGATCGGCCCACGCGGCGACGGCTACAAGGCAGGCAACATGGAGGCTGCGGAAGCCGAGGCCTATCATGGGGCGCAGATCGCGGCCTTCGTCGAGGGCGGCGCCGACATGGTCACGGCCTATACGCTCACCAGCATCAATGAAGCGATCGGCGTCGCACGCGCCGCGAAGGCGCTCGCGATACCGGCGGCGATCTCGTTCACTGTGGAGACCAATGGCCGTCTGGTGAAGGGCGAGACGCTGCGTGAGGCGATCGAGGCCGTGGACCGCGAGACCGATGGTGCGCCCGAATACTTCCTGATCAACTGTGCGCACCCGACGCATTTCGAAGATGCGTTGCAAATGGGTGAAGCCTGGACGGAACGGATCCATGGCGTCAGGGCCAACGCCTCGACCAAGAGCCATGCCGAGCTCGACGAATCCGAGACGCTCGATGCCGGTGACCCGATCGATCTCGGCCGGCGTTACGTGGCGCTTCGGAGCGCGTTTCCGAAGATGCGGATTCTCGGCGGCTGCTGCGGCACCGATCACCGGCACGCCGCGGCCATTTGCGAGGCCTGCGTCACGCCGCGGGCACTCAGCGCGTGA
- a CDS encoding OmpA family protein — MTNLRILLLATTALTATQLATSASHAQTAPLVVAQAKEEVGPDGRPKAPPKGAPPPAAAPKAPAPPPPPAAAPPRPAAPPPPPAAAPPPRPTPPPPPPAAAPPRPTPPPPPPAAAPPRPTPPPPPPAAAPKAPTPPPPPPAAAPSRPTPTPPPPPAAAPAAPKQPAAPAPAPTPPPPSSQKATPSPVPPPAAGTRQPPAPAATPAAPAPAASPTTAPPPGGSTAAPPRPGATPPGAPTATPPAAGAPTAAPTAPTGRPGAPPAAGQATPTPPAAGAPPARPGAPTAPPAAGAPAAPPAAGTPPAAPAGAAAPSVVPGTPAAAPPPGRAQFAPPTVAPAFRAAPTVTTPLPPPPQPRRENLTPLAIGAGVVAGAVAGATIANMHSQRREVTEGGRTVYYEPDRVIIRDPSGQQYVRGNDLYRFRYGARDIQTQTVGGETRTVVVRPDGSQIITVVGSDGRLLRRIRRDDRGREIIIIDNSYRDPQAVGGFYVDLPPPVVNMPYDRYIVAADEAPPEVIYETLRAPPVQRINRRYSLDEIRYSPNVRMQMPSIDVNSINFATGSWEIPPDQAAKLQVIADGLNQAIQANPRAVFLIEGHTDKVGSDVDNLSLSDRRAESAATLLTQQFNVPAENLTSQGYGEQYPKEQIDGPSEINRRVTIRNITPLLNGGQASLPPPPPGTAPPR; from the coding sequence ATGACAAACCTCCGCATCCTGCTGCTCGCCACGACTGCCTTGACGGCGACGCAGCTCGCGACCTCCGCATCGCATGCGCAGACCGCACCGCTCGTCGTGGCGCAAGCCAAGGAAGAGGTCGGCCCCGACGGCAGACCCAAGGCGCCGCCGAAGGGCGCTCCGCCGCCGGCTGCCGCGCCGAAGGCGCCGGCTCCTCCACCGCCCCCGGCCGCAGCACCTCCGCGTCCAGCAGCGCCGCCGCCCCCGCCTGCTGCGGCTCCGCCACCGCGCCCGACGCCACCCCCGCCGCCTCCGGCGGCCGCGCCCCCACGCCCGACACCGCCTCCTCCGCCTCCAGCGGCTGCGCCTCCGCGGCCGACGCCTCCGCCTCCGCCCCCGGCTGCCGCGCCGAAGGCCCCGACTCCGCCTCCGCCGCCCCCGGCGGCCGCACCTTCGCGCCCGACGCCGACGCCACCTCCGCCGCCAGCAGCAGCGCCTGCGGCGCCGAAGCAACCGGCCGCACCGGCACCGGCTCCGACCCCGCCGCCGCCTTCATCCCAGAAGGCGACGCCTTCGCCTGTGCCGCCACCGGCCGCCGGCACCAGGCAGCCACCCGCGCCTGCCGCCACACCGGCGGCACCCGCGCCAGCGGCATCGCCGACGACCGCGCCTCCGCCCGGCGGAAGCACAGCCGCGCCGCCGCGTCCCGGTGCGACACCGCCTGGCGCACCGACCGCAACACCTCCGGCCGCGGGTGCCCCGACGGCCGCGCCAACCGCCCCGACTGGCCGCCCCGGCGCGCCCCCAGCTGCGGGCCAAGCCACTCCGACGCCTCCGGCCGCCGGAGCGCCACCGGCGCGACCCGGTGCGCCGACAGCGCCGCCGGCTGCGGGGGCTCCAGCCGCGCCGCCCGCCGCGGGAACTCCACCCGCGGCTCCCGCCGGCGCCGCGGCGCCAAGTGTCGTCCCCGGCACGCCAGCCGCAGCGCCCCCGCCCGGCAGGGCGCAATTCGCTCCGCCGACGGTTGCACCGGCGTTCCGGGCCGCACCCACGGTCACAACGCCACTACCGCCACCGCCACAGCCACGGCGTGAAAACCTGACGCCGCTCGCGATCGGCGCGGGCGTCGTCGCAGGCGCCGTGGCCGGCGCGACCATCGCCAACATGCACAGCCAGCGACGGGAGGTCACCGAGGGCGGCCGCACGGTCTACTATGAGCCGGACCGCGTCATCATCCGTGACCCGAGCGGACAACAATACGTCCGCGGCAACGATCTCTATCGCTTCCGCTATGGTGCGCGCGACATCCAGACCCAGACCGTCGGCGGCGAAACCCGCACCGTCGTAGTCCGGCCGGATGGCAGCCAGATCATCACCGTGGTCGGCAGTGACGGGCGGCTGCTGCGCCGCATCCGCCGGGACGACCGTGGCCGTGAGATCATCATCATCGACAACAGCTACCGCGATCCGCAAGCAGTCGGCGGCTTCTATGTCGATCTGCCGCCGCCAGTGGTCAACATGCCATACGACCGCTACATCGTCGCCGCGGACGAAGCACCCCCGGAAGTGATCTACGAAACCCTGAGGGCGCCGCCGGTGCAACGGATCAACCGGCGCTACTCGCTCGACGAAATCCGCTACAGCCCAAATGTGCGGATGCAGATGCCGAGCATCGACGTCAACTCCATCAACTTCGCGACCGGTTCGTGGGAGATCCCGCCGGACCAGGCGGCGAAGCTGCAGGTGATCGCCGACGGCCTGAACCAGGCGATCCAGGCCAACCCGCGCGCAGTGTTCCTAATCGAAGGTCACACCGACAAGGTGGGCTCCGACGTCGACAATCTGTCGCTGTCGGACCGCCGCGCGGAATCCGCCGCAACGCTGCTGACGCAGCAGTTCAACGTGCCGGCGGAGAACCTGACCTCGCAGGGTTATGGCGAGCAGTATCCGAAGGAGCAGATCGACGGGCCGAGCGAGATCAACCGGCGCGTCACCATCCGCAACATCACGCCGCTGCTCAATGGCGGGCAGGCCTCGCTGCCGCCGCCCCCGCCCGGCACCGCGCCGCCGCGCTGA
- a CDS encoding VOC family protein, protein MIDHVGFPVSDYERSKTFYLKALAPLDYTLVMEVTQERHGHDPAAGFGANGKPDFWIGGEGGLDKPLHVAILAKDRATVDAFYKAAMAAGGRDNGAPGIRAHYHPNYYGAFVLDPDGHNIEAVCHTPT, encoded by the coding sequence ATGATCGACCACGTCGGATTTCCGGTTTCGGATTACGAACGTTCCAAGACCTTCTATCTGAAAGCCCTGGCGCCGCTCGACTACACCCTCGTGATGGAAGTCACCCAGGAACGACACGGCCACGATCCCGCGGCAGGCTTCGGCGCCAATGGAAAGCCCGATTTCTGGATCGGTGGCGAAGGCGGGTTGGACAAGCCGTTGCACGTCGCGATCCTGGCCAAGGACCGCGCCACGGTGGACGCCTTCTATAAGGCCGCGATGGCGGCCGGCGGGCGCGACAACGGCGCGCCGGGAATTCGCGCGCACTACCACCCGAACTATTACGGCGCCTTCGTGCTCGACCCCGACGGCCACAACATCGAGGCCGTCTGCCACACGCCGACATAG
- a CDS encoding FkbM family methyltransferase → MTPDNDPSPAPFGAFAPNAAQAAIIRLAHRTRLKRGAFRPWLSRLVNLLRAGPVDVPYQGASFRFYHQASATERGALFNPAYNIEELDFLRAHVAVGGVFVDVGANVGTYALALARHVGAGGKVIAIEPHPVTHARLAFNNTASGFTQVRLVAAAAGPADGELLIETDGDNLGASHIVSSDASAKAIKAPSLRLQRILEEAGVSHVDALKIDVEGFEDRVLTGFFAEAPQALWPRAIVIEHLSKDEWLDDCIADMRARGYIDTGKTRSNTLLARG, encoded by the coding sequence TTGACGCCCGACAACGATCCGTCTCCTGCGCCGTTCGGCGCATTCGCCCCGAATGCCGCACAGGCCGCGATCATTCGGCTTGCCCACCGCACCCGGCTGAAGCGCGGCGCGTTCCGGCCCTGGCTGTCGCGGCTGGTGAATCTGCTGCGCGCGGGTCCCGTCGACGTGCCATATCAAGGCGCCTCGTTCCGCTTCTACCATCAGGCCAGCGCCACCGAGCGCGGCGCGCTGTTCAACCCCGCCTACAACATCGAGGAGCTGGATTTCTTGCGCGCGCATGTTGCCGTGGGCGGGGTATTCGTCGATGTCGGCGCCAATGTCGGCACCTATGCGCTTGCGCTGGCGCGCCATGTCGGCGCCGGCGGCAAGGTGATCGCGATCGAGCCGCATCCGGTCACCCATGCGCGCCTCGCCTTCAACAACACAGCCTCCGGCTTCACCCAGGTGCGACTGGTCGCGGCCGCCGCCGGCCCGGCCGATGGCGAATTGCTGATTGAAACCGACGGCGACAATCTCGGCGCCAGCCACATCGTGTCGAGCGACGCCTCCGCCAAGGCGATCAAGGCACCGTCACTGCGGCTGCAGCGCATCCTCGAAGAAGCCGGCGTCTCGCATGTCGACGCGCTCAAGATCGATGTCGAAGGTTTTGAGGATCGCGTGCTGACCGGCTTCTTCGCCGAAGCACCGCAGGCATTGTGGCCCCGCGCGATCGTGATCGAGCATCTGTCGAAGGACGAGTGGCTGGACGACTGCATCGCCGACATGCGCGCGCGAGGCTATATCGACACCGGCAAGACCCGCAGCAACACCCTGCTGGCGCGAGGCTGA
- a CDS encoding ABC transporter ATP-binding protein/permease, with protein sequence MAKGDAKLKPRVNKSDAKKSAESETKSEFAEVVAEGGDQVEPPPPEVVETDPELSPQEAEQARKDYLLTRFWISARGYWGRNGDRLAWLFSIGLLLLIVANVGFQYGINVWNRAIFDAIEKRDAATVYYLTAVFFPLAIGSVLLGVTQVFARMGIQRRWRAWLTNAVISRWLASGRYYQLNLVGGDHQNPEYRIAEDLRIATDSPVDFVAGVTSAFLSAATFIVVLWTIGGALTLTLGGSTVTIPGFLVVAAIVYAAIASGSITAIGRSFVQVSEDKNQAEAEYRYALTRVRENGESIALLGGEEEERDGIDKTFTKALRQWARLAGQHMRTTLVSQGSHLIAPVVPLLLCAPKFLDGSMSLGQVMQAASAFTIVQTAFGWLVDNYPRLADWNACARRIASLMMSLDGLERAEQGDGIGRIQRGETKGETMLSLNDLSVTLDDGTAVVDETEVAIEPGERLLVAGESGTGKSTLVRALAGLWPWGGGSVNFHPDRRLFMLPQKSYIPSGTLRRAITYPGAADDWLTEQICDALHKVGLDHLKDKIEEEGPWDQTLSGGEKQRLAFARLLLHNPDIVVLDEATSALDEKSQEKMMEIVIKELPKATIVSVAHRAELEAFHSRKIVLERRKGGAKLVSDVNLIPRKDRRRLLGRFLRHRKAAKKAAW encoded by the coding sequence ATGGCCAAGGGAGATGCAAAGCTCAAACCGCGCGTCAATAAATCCGACGCGAAGAAGTCCGCTGAATCAGAAACAAAATCGGAATTTGCTGAAGTCGTTGCCGAAGGTGGCGATCAGGTCGAACCGCCGCCGCCGGAGGTCGTAGAGACCGATCCGGAATTATCGCCGCAAGAGGCCGAGCAAGCGCGCAAGGATTATCTGCTGACGCGGTTCTGGATCAGTGCGCGCGGCTACTGGGGCAGGAACGGCGACCGGCTGGCGTGGCTGTTTTCGATCGGGCTATTGCTCCTGATCGTCGCCAATGTCGGCTTTCAATACGGCATCAATGTCTGGAATCGCGCGATCTTCGATGCGATCGAGAAGCGCGATGCCGCGACCGTCTATTACCTCACCGCCGTGTTTTTTCCGCTGGCGATCGGCAGCGTTCTGCTCGGCGTGACGCAGGTGTTCGCCCGCATGGGCATCCAGCGCCGCTGGCGCGCCTGGCTGACGAATGCGGTGATCTCGCGCTGGCTGGCCAGCGGCCGCTACTATCAGCTCAATCTGGTCGGCGGCGATCACCAGAATCCGGAATACCGCATCGCTGAGGATTTGAGGATTGCGACCGACTCACCGGTGGATTTCGTCGCGGGCGTCACATCGGCGTTCCTCTCGGCCGCGACCTTCATTGTCGTGCTCTGGACCATCGGCGGTGCGCTGACGCTGACATTGGGCGGCTCGACCGTCACCATCCCCGGCTTCCTCGTGGTCGCTGCGATCGTTTACGCGGCGATCGCCTCCGGCTCGATCACGGCGATCGGACGAAGCTTCGTGCAGGTGTCCGAGGACAAGAACCAGGCCGAGGCCGAATATCGCTATGCGCTGACGCGCGTGCGCGAGAACGGCGAAAGCATCGCGCTGCTCGGCGGTGAGGAGGAAGAGCGCGACGGCATCGACAAGACCTTTACAAAAGCTCTGCGGCAATGGGCGCGGCTCGCCGGCCAGCACATGCGCACCACGCTGGTATCGCAAGGATCGCATCTCATTGCACCCGTGGTGCCGCTATTGCTGTGCGCGCCGAAATTCCTCGACGGCAGCATGAGCCTCGGACAGGTGATGCAGGCGGCTTCCGCCTTCACCATCGTGCAGACCGCGTTCGGCTGGCTGGTCGACAATTATCCGCGACTTGCCGACTGGAACGCCTGCGCCCGCCGCATCGCCTCGCTGATGATGTCGCTCGACGGCCTCGAACGCGCCGAGCAGGGCGACGGCATCGGGCGCATCCAACGCGGTGAAACCAAGGGCGAAACCATGCTCAGCCTCAACGATCTGTCGGTAACGCTCGACGACGGCACAGCGGTGGTCGATGAAACCGAAGTGGCGATCGAACCCGGCGAGCGCCTGTTGGTGGCGGGTGAATCCGGCACCGGCAAGAGCACGTTGGTTCGCGCGCTGGCGGGGCTGTGGCCATGGGGCGGCGGCAGCGTCAACTTCCATCCCGATCGCCGGCTCTTCATGCTGCCACAGAAGTCCTACATTCCGTCCGGCACGCTGCGGCGCGCGATCACCTATCCCGGCGCGGCCGACGACTGGCTCACTGAGCAGATCTGCGACGCGCTGCACAAGGTCGGCCTCGATCACCTCAAGGACAAGATCGAGGAAGAAGGACCGTGGGACCAGACGCTGTCGGGCGGCGAAAAGCAGCGGCTGGCGTTCGCACGGTTGTTGCTGCACAACCCCGATATCGTGGTGCTGGACGAGGCCACTTCCGCGCTCGACGAGAAGAGCCAGGAGAAGATGATGGAGATCGTCATCAAGGAGCTGCCGAAGGCCACCATCGTCAGCGTCGCCCACCGCGCCGAGCTGGAGGCGTTTCACAGCCGCAAGATCGTGCTGGAGCGACGCAAGGGCGGCGCCAAGCTCGTCAGCGACGTCAACCTGATCCCGCGCAAGGACAGGCGACGCCTGCTCGGCCGCTTCCTGCGCCATCGGAAAGCTGCCAAGAAGGCGGCGTGGTAG